In the genome of bacterium, one region contains:
- a CDS encoding DEAD/DEAH box helicase, whose product MERAMEGWREGILPREVVPRLFPLLADDALDVRFEDQPVRVLARPVEPVVARVEDQGDGFRLVVVRNRAIDEFFPAAARLGATLRPLAPIRLNAPERERLPRGRHFTRREVGELVSTIIPSLAERCPVEIVATRLPGVAKLAPRIVVETRESEGRLAATAWIVYGRPATARIEDGRVAHIAGPLPVRDEEAEREAARRLADALDLVPEIERTFADEAAIAFAERLRRWDGEVVGDAHRRLFLAPPLAPRLAPRGDDVEIAFASPGEDGAERRARPELVVAVWRRGDHYVPLEDGGYAPLPAAWLAAHGALVADILAAKNANGGALPRAALPDLARLCEEIGAPPPPGFAELRALADDFAGLPAAPAPPDLAAELRPYQRRGVDWLAFLKRARLGGLLADDMGLGKTLQAICVFERPTLVVCPASVLFNWEAEIKRFRPALTVNVHHGAARALDPAADVTLTTYALLRNDADALAAVDWKVVALDEAQAIKNPDSQAARAAHRLRGEFRVALTGTPVENRLAELWSVMQFACPGLLGTRDDFEARVERPIEDGDAAAAARLRARIEPFALRRLKREVAPELPPRTEISAACELSSEERDVYDAVRAAARAEALRLVDAGGSTLAALEALLRLRQAACHPALVPGRSAETSSKVAELMERLETVVADEHKALVFSQWTSLLDLVEPHLERSGIAFARLDGATRDRGAVVGSFQDPEGPPVLLVSLKAGGVGLNLTAADHVFLLDPWWNPAAEDQAIDRAHRIGQEKPVFVHRLVAKDTVEERLLALQDRKRALAAAALSGAESGAAAALTRDDLLALLAD is encoded by the coding sequence GTGGAGCGCGCGATGGAAGGCTGGCGCGAGGGGATCCTGCCGCGCGAGGTCGTGCCGCGCCTCTTCCCGCTCCTCGCCGACGACGCGCTCGACGTCCGCTTCGAGGACCAGCCGGTGCGCGTCCTCGCGCGGCCGGTCGAGCCGGTCGTGGCGCGGGTCGAGGACCAAGGGGACGGCTTCCGGCTCGTCGTCGTGCGCAACCGCGCGATCGACGAGTTCTTCCCCGCCGCGGCGCGTCTCGGCGCGACGCTCCGCCCGCTCGCGCCGATCAGGCTCAACGCGCCGGAGCGGGAGCGGCTGCCGCGCGGGCGGCACTTCACGCGGCGCGAGGTCGGCGAGCTCGTCTCGACGATCATCCCCTCGCTCGCCGAACGTTGTCCCGTCGAGATCGTCGCGACCCGTCTTCCCGGCGTCGCCAAGCTCGCGCCGCGGATCGTCGTCGAGACGCGCGAGAGCGAAGGACGGCTCGCGGCGACGGCGTGGATCGTCTACGGCCGCCCGGCGACGGCGCGGATCGAGGACGGCCGCGTCGCGCACATCGCCGGGCCGCTGCCGGTGCGCGACGAGGAGGCGGAGCGCGAAGCGGCGCGGCGGCTCGCCGACGCGCTCGACCTCGTCCCCGAGATCGAGCGGACCTTCGCCGACGAGGCGGCGATCGCCTTCGCCGAGCGGCTGCGCCGCTGGGACGGCGAGGTCGTCGGCGACGCGCACCGCCGCCTCTTCCTCGCCCCGCCGCTCGCGCCGCGCCTCGCGCCGCGCGGCGACGACGTCGAGATCGCCTTCGCCAGCCCCGGCGAGGACGGCGCCGAACGGCGCGCGCGCCCCGAGCTCGTCGTCGCCGTCTGGCGGCGCGGCGACCACTACGTGCCGCTCGAGGACGGCGGCTACGCGCCGCTGCCCGCGGCGTGGCTCGCCGCGCACGGCGCGCTCGTCGCCGACATCCTCGCCGCGAAGAACGCCAACGGCGGCGCGTTGCCGCGCGCCGCGCTCCCCGACCTCGCGCGCCTCTGCGAGGAGATCGGCGCCCCGCCGCCGCCCGGCTTCGCCGAACTGCGCGCCCTCGCCGACGACTTCGCGGGGCTGCCCGCGGCGCCGGCGCCGCCCGACCTCGCCGCGGAGCTGCGCCCGTACCAGCGGCGCGGCGTCGATTGGCTCGCCTTCCTCAAGCGGGCGCGCCTCGGCGGGCTGCTCGCCGACGACATGGGGCTGGGCAAGACGCTGCAGGCGATCTGCGTCTTCGAGCGGCCGACGCTCGTCGTCTGCCCGGCGAGCGTCCTCTTCAATTGGGAAGCGGAGATCAAGCGGTTCCGCCCCGCGCTGACGGTGAACGTCCACCACGGCGCGGCGCGGGCGCTCGACCCCGCGGCCGACGTGACGCTGACGACCTACGCGCTGCTGCGGAACGACGCCGACGCGCTCGCCGCGGTGGATTGGAAGGTCGTCGCGCTCGACGAGGCGCAGGCGATCAAGAACCCCGACAGCCAGGCCGCCCGCGCCGCGCACCGCCTGCGCGGCGAGTTCCGCGTCGCGCTGACCGGCACGCCGGTCGAGAACCGCCTCGCCGAGCTCTGGAGCGTGATGCAGTTCGCCTGCCCCGGCCTGCTCGGGACGCGCGACGACTTCGAGGCGCGGGTCGAGCGCCCGATCGAGGACGGCGACGCGGCGGCCGCCGCGCGGCTCCGCGCGCGGATCGAGCCGTTCGCGCTGCGCCGTCTCAAGCGCGAGGTCGCGCCGGAGCTGCCGCCGCGCACGGAGATCTCCGCGGCCTGCGAGCTGTCGTCCGAGGAGCGCGACGTCTACGACGCCGTGCGCGCCGCGGCGCGCGCCGAGGCGCTGCGCCTCGTGGACGCCGGCGGCTCGACGCTCGCCGCGCTCGAGGCGCTGCTGCGGCTGCGGCAGGCGGCCTGCCATCCGGCGCTCGTCCCCGGCCGGAGCGCCGAGACGTCGTCGAAGGTCGCGGAGCTGATGGAGCGTCTCGAGACGGTCGTGGCCGACGAGCACAAGGCGCTCGTCTTCTCGCAGTGGACGTCGCTGCTCGACCTCGTCGAGCCGCATCTCGAGCGTTCGGGGATCGCCTTCGCGCGCCTCGACGGCGCGACGCGCGACCGCGGCGCCGTCGTCGGCTCGTTCCAGGATCCCGAGGGACCGCCGGTGCTCCTCGTCTCGCTCAAGGCGGGCGGCGTCGGCCTCAACCTCACCGCCGCCGACCACGTCTTCCTGCTCGACCCGTGGTGGAACCCCGCGGCCGAGGACCAGGCGATCGACCGCGCCCACCGCATCGGCCAGGAGAAGCCGGTCTTCGTCCACCGCCTCGTGGCCAAGGACACGGTCGAAGAGCGCCTGCTCGCCCTTCAGGACCGCAAGCGCGCCCTCGCCGCGGCCGCCCTCTCCGGCGCCGAGTCCGGCGCCGCGGCCGCCCTCACCCGCGACGACCTGCTCGCCCTGCTCGCCGACTGA